The following proteins are co-located in the Candidatus Bathyarchaeota archaeon genome:
- a CDS encoding AmmeMemoRadiSam system radical SAM enzyme, whose translation LVAVDCISPYLDAATVDFKGSGNPEFYKTMAAVPDVEPIYEGLKALKRRGVHIEITNLIVTKYGDSIDDLKMLAEWVRDNLGPDTPFHILRFHPDYMLTDVPATPLNTLEKACEVAKETGLNYVYLGNVPGHRYEHTYCPNCGERVIERFGFYITRWRLTEDKKCPNCGQKIPIKGKYYPGGSGYQMPIF comes from the coding sequence CGCTGGTGGCCGTAGACTGCATATCGCCGTACCTCGACGCCGCGACCGTAGACTTCAAGGGTTCAGGTAACCCAGAGTTCTACAAGACAATGGCCGCCGTACCTGACGTGGAGCCGATATATGAAGGCCTCAAAGCGCTGAAACGTAGAGGCGTACATATAGAAATCACGAACCTGATAGTCACGAAGTATGGCGACTCCATCGACGACCTCAAAATGCTTGCGGAGTGGGTTAGAGATAACTTGGGTCCGGATACGCCGTTTCACATATTGAGGTTTCACCCCGATTACATGTTGACGGATGTCCCGGCGACACCGCTAAATACCTTGGAGAAGGCTTGCGAAGTGGCTAAGGAGACCGGGCTAAACTATGTTTATCTGGGTAACGTCCCGGGGCATAGGTATGAGCACACATACTGTCCTAACTGCGGTGAAAGGGTCATCGAGAGGTTCGGCTTCTATATAACACGGTGGCGTCTGACAGAGGATAAAAAATGCCCGAACTGCGGACAGAAAATCCCGATAAAAGGTAAATACTACCCCGGAGGCTCAGGATATCAGATGCCTATTTTCTAA